A window of the Proteus terrae subsp. cibarius genome harbors these coding sequences:
- a CDS encoding rhomboid family intramembrane serine protease: MDKIWFKKRLTFLGGLTIILVLLQLINSLLPISLLQWGIIPRTGEGLIGIFIAPFIHGSWSHLFSNLLPLLILSFLSMTQSLREYVLSSIFIIIVSGLLVWIFGRSAVHVGASGWIFGLWSLLIAHAFTRRKIIDIVIALFVLFYYGSMAYGLIPGQLGVSTESHISGVVAGLLYAWCARKLIRRKSRVVEVAK, translated from the coding sequence ATGGATAAGATTTGGTTTAAAAAAAGACTCACCTTTCTTGGTGGATTAACTATCATATTAGTCTTACTTCAACTTATTAACTCACTACTCCCCATCTCTCTTCTTCAATGGGGCATTATTCCAAGAACAGGTGAAGGTTTAATTGGTATTTTTATCGCGCCTTTCATTCATGGATCTTGGTCTCATCTATTTAGTAATCTACTCCCACTTCTTATTCTTAGTTTTTTATCCATGACCCAATCTCTACGAGAATATGTGTTATCTAGTATATTTATCATTATTGTAAGCGGTTTATTAGTTTGGATTTTTGGACGAAGCGCTGTTCACGTTGGTGCAAGTGGATGGATTTTTGGGTTGTGGTCTTTGCTTATTGCTCACGCTTTTACTCGACGTAAAATCATCGATATCGTGATCGCACTCTTTGTTCTATTCTATTATGGATCAATGGCCTACGGATTAATCCCGGGACAATTAGGTGTATCAACAGAATCACATATTTCAGGTGTTGTTGCAGGGCTACTTTATGCATGGTGTGCAAGAAAGCTAATTCGCCGTAAAAGCCGAGTAGTAGAAGTGGCTAAATAG
- the nagK gene encoding N-acetylglucosamine kinase yields MYYGFDMGGTKIELAVFDKDLTQVWQKRVPTPKNDYQALLNVFKDLTLEADNELGCKGKVGVGVPGIVNAKEGTVFTTNVPAAKYKPMVHDLAHILNRPVKVENDANCFALSEAWDPEFRHHPSVLGLILGTGVGGGFVIDGKVLSGKNGIAGEIGHMNLNVDADNVIGETMPKIICGCGKKACFETYLSGRGFERMYKAFNNTPQRAVDIVEQYYAGDEKTQEHVDRYMKVLAIYLSNILTVLDPHLIVIGGGLSQFNALYELLPKYLSHCVYGNAQIPVIEKARHGDAGGARGAACLNLLD; encoded by the coding sequence ATGTATTATGGTTTTGATATGGGCGGCACAAAAATTGAGCTTGCCGTTTTTGATAAAGATTTAACTCAAGTATGGCAAAAACGTGTTCCGACACCTAAAAATGACTATCAGGCATTATTGAATGTTTTTAAGGATCTGACTTTAGAAGCTGACAATGAATTAGGTTGTAAGGGAAAAGTGGGGGTGGGTGTTCCTGGTATTGTGAATGCTAAAGAAGGAACAGTGTTTACCACTAATGTTCCGGCAGCTAAATACAAACCTATGGTTCACGATCTCGCACATATACTCAATAGACCCGTTAAAGTCGAAAATGATGCTAACTGCTTTGCCTTATCGGAAGCTTGGGATCCTGAGTTTCGTCATCACCCTTCTGTATTAGGTCTTATATTAGGCACGGGAGTGGGGGGAGGATTTGTTATTGATGGCAAAGTATTGTCTGGCAAGAATGGGATTGCTGGTGAAATCGGTCATATGAATCTGAATGTAGATGCAGATAATGTGATCGGTGAAACGATGCCAAAAATTATTTGTGGCTGTGGTAAAAAAGCGTGTTTTGAAACCTATTTATCGGGCCGTGGTTTTGAACGCATGTATAAAGCCTTCAATAATACCCCACAAAGAGCGGTTGATATTGTTGAGCAATATTATGCAGGCGATGAAAAAACTCAAGAACATGTTGATCGCTATATGAAAGTACTTGCGATTTACCTTAGCAATATTCTTACTGTACTTGACCCTCATTTGATTGTTATTGGTGGTGGGTTATCACAATTTAACGCACTGTATGAGCTATTACCTAAATATCTCTCACACTGTGTTTACGGCAATGCACAAATTCCAGTAATAGAAAAAGCACGTCATGGTGATGCAGGTGGCGCTCGTGGAGCGGCTTGCCTTAATTTATTAGACTGA
- a CDS encoding NADAR family protein, which produces MDLEQLKKEFRTGKKIKFVYFWGHKSKGNDIAKSCFSQWYPAPFILDEVRYASAEHYMMAEKARLFNDIEVRERIITTSNPGSAKALGREVKGFDQNIWEQHRMDIVIRANIAKFSQNKELGKFLISTGNRVLVEASPVDKIWGVGLSEQDNEINNPLLWNGLNLLGFALMKVRSVLIEGRNQ; this is translated from the coding sequence ATGGATTTAGAACAATTAAAAAAAGAATTTCGTACCGGCAAGAAAATAAAGTTCGTTTACTTTTGGGGACACAAAAGTAAAGGTAATGACATCGCAAAAAGTTGCTTTAGCCAATGGTATCCAGCACCTTTTATATTAGATGAAGTACGTTATGCTAGCGCTGAGCACTATATGATGGCTGAAAAAGCAAGATTATTTAATGATATAGAAGTCAGAGAGCGCATAATTACCACCTCTAATCCAGGTTCAGCAAAAGCATTAGGTAGAGAAGTAAAAGGATTTGACCAAAACATTTGGGAACAACACCGTATGGATATTGTTATTCGTGCCAATATCGCTAAGTTTTCCCAAAATAAAGAACTCGGTAAATTTCTGATTTCAACAGGCAATCGTGTGCTTGTTGAGGCAAGCCCCGTTGATAAAATATGGGGAGTCGGTTTAAGTGAGCAAGATAACGAGATTAACAATCCTCTTCTTTGGAATGGATTAAATTTATTAGGTTTTGCTCTAATGAAAGTACGTAGTGTGTTGATTGAAGGTAGAAATCAATAG
- the bcsA gene encoding UDP-forming cellulose synthase catalytic subunit: MNKIFKTLITAFLLITMFSLIVMPMSAEQQYIFGIINILLLFVIGFKKSKKRLLTMVFISLLMSTRYLYWRATNTLNFNTTIEAVLGSGLFMAEIYSWIILVLGYFQTSWPLNRKIAPLPKDVSQWPTVDIYIPTYNESLDVVRDTVLAAQAIDYPQDKMKVYILDDGSREEFKQFAGDVGVTYIEREVHDHAKAGNLNHAMGLTDGELICVFDCDHISTRIFLQATVGSFLEDPKLALIQTPHYFYSQDPFERNLSAAKDAPHEGALFYGPVQRGNDNWNATFFCGSCAVMRRSALEEIGGIAVETVTEDAHTALKLQRLGWNSAFIDIPLAAGLATERLALHVNQRIRWARGMTQIFRVDNPMLGRGLTFPQRLCYLNAMLHFQYGLPRIIFLTAPLLFMLFNLNIIASSASMIFAYALPHLIMSVYVNSKNIGKYRYSFWGEIYETVMAFSLVLPTLLSLVSPKLGKFNVTDKGDLLDKSYMDYLTVRPLIITALLLITGISWVIVRYLLNDFQGIDPLVIVLNLTWATYSLFIILASIAVGKETRQIRKHTRINASLPITLHFDDGAELTTTTEDISMGGVRIAVNKMSELRQRNVTSITLNVQRDEVTVPVDMVSLESNQLRLEFLPIDLNLRRKLVRIVFGRADAWIHQADYKDKPFKELAGITRCIFELFFGRRQKVKAPATRTKAKASLSVQSINGDD, from the coding sequence ATGAATAAAATATTTAAAACATTAATTACGGCTTTTCTATTGATAACAATGTTTTCACTCATTGTTATGCCAATGAGCGCCGAACAACAATATATATTCGGTATTATCAATATATTGCTGTTATTTGTTATCGGTTTTAAAAAATCAAAAAAACGATTGTTAACAATGGTTTTTATTTCATTGTTGATGTCAACGCGTTATCTCTATTGGCGCGCAACAAATACCTTAAATTTTAATACAACTATCGAGGCTGTTTTAGGTAGTGGTTTATTTATGGCTGAAATTTATTCTTGGATAATATTAGTCCTAGGATACTTCCAAACATCATGGCCATTAAATAGAAAAATAGCACCGTTACCTAAAGATGTTTCTCAATGGCCGACTGTTGATATTTATATTCCAACCTATAACGAAAGTTTGGATGTAGTACGTGATACCGTCTTAGCTGCACAAGCTATCGATTATCCACAAGATAAAATGAAAGTTTATATATTGGATGATGGTAGCCGTGAAGAATTTAAACAATTCGCTGGTGATGTTGGTGTAACTTACATTGAACGTGAAGTTCATGATCACGCTAAAGCGGGTAACTTAAATCATGCAATGGGATTAACAGACGGTGAGTTAATCTGTGTTTTTGATTGTGACCACATATCAACACGTATTTTCTTGCAAGCAACGGTTGGTAGCTTCCTTGAAGATCCTAAATTAGCACTGATACAAACACCGCACTATTTCTACTCACAAGATCCATTTGAACGTAACTTAAGTGCCGCTAAAGATGCACCCCATGAAGGCGCACTTTTCTATGGCCCTGTTCAACGTGGTAATGATAACTGGAATGCGACATTCTTCTGTGGTTCATGTGCTGTTATGCGTCGTAGTGCTCTTGAAGAAATCGGTGGTATTGCTGTTGAAACGGTAACTGAAGATGCTCACACCGCGCTTAAATTACAACGTTTAGGTTGGAACTCTGCATTTATTGATATTCCTTTAGCCGCAGGTCTTGCAACAGAACGTTTAGCATTACACGTTAACCAACGTATCCGTTGGGCTAGAGGGATGACGCAAATATTCCGTGTCGATAATCCAATGTTAGGTCGTGGTTTAACATTCCCTCAGCGTTTATGTTATCTCAATGCCATGCTCCATTTTCAGTACGGTTTACCTCGTATCATCTTCTTGACTGCACCGTTACTGTTTATGTTATTTAACCTCAATATTATCGCTTCATCCGCCAGCATGATATTTGCTTATGCGTTACCACACTTAATCATGTCGGTTTATGTAAATTCGAAAAATATCGGTAAATACCGTTACTCTTTCTGGGGCGAAATTTATGAAACCGTTATGGCATTTAGTTTGGTGTTACCAACTTTGCTGAGCTTAGTTTCACCAAAATTAGGTAAATTTAACGTAACAGATAAAGGTGATTTGCTTGATAAAAGCTATATGGATTACCTCACTGTGCGTCCATTAATCATCACTGCACTTCTTCTTATCACTGGGATTTCATGGGTTATTGTTCGTTACCTATTAAATGACTTCCAAGGCATTGATCCACTAGTAATTGTTTTAAACCTGACTTGGGCAACTTATAGTTTATTTATTATTCTTGCCTCTATTGCAGTAGGTAAAGAGACTCGACAAATTCGTAAGCATACACGGATCAATGCATCTCTCCCTATTACCTTACATTTTGATGATGGCGCTGAGTTAACGACAACCACTGAAGATATTTCAATGGGGGGCGTTCGCATCGCCGTGAATAAGATGTCTGAACTTCGCCAACGTAATGTCACGTCAATCACTCTGAATGTACAACGAGATGAAGTTACTGTTCCTGTTGATATGGTGAGTTTAGAAAGCAATCAACTACGTCTTGAATTCTTGCCTATTGATTTAAATCTTCGCCGCAAATTAGTGCGTATTGTCTTTGGTCGTGCTGATGCATGGATCCATCAAGCGGATTATAAAGACAAACCATTTAAAGAATTGGCAGGCATTACGCGTTGTATTTTTGAACTGTTCTTTGGTCGTCGCCAAAAAGTGAAAGCACCAGCAACAAGAACGAAAGCAAAAGCTTCACTCTCTGTGCAATCTATTAACGGGGATGACTAA
- the bcsB gene encoding cellulose biosynthesis cyclic di-GMP-binding regulatory protein BcsB, which yields MKKKLTLMLSLTAMAIASINLSQADTGMLELGGEFLPDPTSYTHSPVQQNTNNPIQLEEGVLSEARNIEEQLTLAQMGSPSPIVLSGRRLLSGVTFNMANDLFIDNATLTMKVKASQGLIQSDQTLHLMLNGQPMGFLPLEEGGQEHEYVLEIPEMMLTNVNNLSFRLANRDALDENQCIPPLAEGLSLVISPDSSLDYRGRWINGGYSLERLPLPFFDPDRMTATSLPIILSDKPDHAEVTTAAIAASWFGSFSHDIKQVDLPVLMNQLPESDGVLVGYSGQTIAGITLPSGNSGQLTIVDNPVDPVFKLLLISGDNEKSLRQAVWALNNGKLPQNDHLIVPFQTLEVRKDYDAPRWLNTNKPVTLGQIANGSDDFSRQGINHAPNQFSFRVSPDLFWWDGDALPLDLKYVFPHSDKLNSRRSSLIASLNNQFLGALYPARSEPLGMLRQWLGMESEQQNSTLYLNPRQIYSQNQLQFYFDLREPEDAPCILTDGSGLISQIDPQSTLQFKNTWHYSRMPNLAYFSGASFPFSRRADFSQTTLLLPENPTIEELYTLVNLMARSGYATGTPVSHASVFLGAKELEKNNLSQHDVLAIGSLSSDGFLPARFSQQAFSFLNKNVEVKPQSLIDKAKGWMAGDYLSQSGDAASYLSSVKDWRGMMSFISPWASDRVVVLVTAKGNDSIKTIINDLNLAQINAAIKGDITLISGKDTVKSFHLGEHFSQGDLPFLQQFLWYSSRHVYLLGLLAVGFCALTGFVTYCWLQRRSTRRLHQISQHRSDK from the coding sequence ATGAAAAAGAAACTGACATTAATGCTAAGCCTAACGGCGATGGCGATCGCAAGTATTAATCTTTCTCAAGCAGATACGGGAATGTTAGAGCTAGGAGGGGAGTTTTTACCTGACCCAACTTCTTATACACATTCGCCAGTACAACAAAATACGAATAACCCGATCCAACTTGAAGAGGGTGTATTGTCTGAAGCACGTAATATCGAAGAGCAATTAACATTGGCACAGATGGGAAGTCCATCACCTATCGTGTTATCAGGAAGAAGATTACTTTCTGGTGTGACGTTTAATATGGCGAACGATTTATTTATTGATAACGCTACATTAACGATGAAAGTGAAAGCGTCTCAAGGATTAATTCAATCTGATCAAACACTTCACTTAATGCTAAATGGTCAACCTATGGGATTTCTACCTTTAGAAGAAGGTGGGCAAGAGCATGAATATGTTTTAGAAATCCCTGAAATGATGTTGACGAATGTAAATAATCTCAGTTTTCGTTTAGCCAATCGTGATGCATTGGATGAAAACCAATGTATCCCTCCATTGGCTGAAGGATTAAGTTTGGTTATTTCACCAGATTCATCATTAGATTATCGAGGTCGCTGGATTAATGGCGGGTATAGTCTGGAACGATTGCCCCTACCGTTCTTTGATCCTGACAGAATGACAGCGACCTCGTTACCTATCATATTGTCAGATAAACCTGACCATGCAGAGGTAACAACAGCAGCTATTGCTGCATCATGGTTTGGCAGTTTTAGTCATGATATTAAGCAAGTTGATTTACCTGTTTTAATGAATCAGTTACCTGAAAGTGATGGTGTTTTAGTTGGTTATTCAGGACAAACTATCGCGGGTATTACATTACCGTCAGGAAATAGTGGGCAATTAACTATTGTTGATAATCCAGTCGATCCTGTTTTCAAATTATTACTGATAAGTGGTGATAATGAGAAATCTCTTCGCCAAGCTGTATGGGCGTTAAACAACGGCAAGTTGCCACAAAATGATCACTTAATCGTACCTTTTCAAACATTGGAAGTGCGCAAAGATTACGATGCCCCTCGTTGGTTAAACACTAATAAACCCGTCACATTAGGTCAAATTGCTAATGGTAGTGATGACTTTTCGCGTCAAGGTATTAACCATGCACCGAATCAGTTTTCGTTTCGTGTTTCTCCTGATCTCTTTTGGTGGGATGGTGATGCGTTGCCTTTAGATTTGAAATATGTTTTCCCTCATTCGGATAAACTAAATAGTCGTCGCTCTTCATTGATTGCTTCTTTGAATAACCAATTCTTAGGTGCATTGTATCCAGCGCGTTCAGAACCTTTAGGTATGTTAAGACAATGGCTAGGAATGGAGAGTGAACAGCAAAATAGCACGCTCTATTTAAATCCTCGTCAGATCTACAGTCAGAATCAATTGCAGTTTTATTTTGACTTACGTGAACCTGAGGATGCTCCTTGTATTTTAACGGATGGTAGTGGCTTAATTAGCCAAATTGATCCGCAATCAACGCTGCAATTTAAAAATACTTGGCACTATTCAAGAATGCCGAATTTGGCGTATTTTTCAGGGGCTTCATTCCCATTTAGTCGTCGTGCTGATTTTTCACAAACGACACTGTTATTACCTGAGAATCCAACAATCGAAGAGCTTTATACCTTAGTGAACTTAATGGCGAGATCAGGCTATGCCACAGGTACACCGGTTTCTCATGCATCAGTTTTCTTAGGTGCTAAAGAGCTTGAGAAAAATAATCTCTCTCAACACGATGTGTTAGCGATTGGCTCATTAAGTAGTGACGGTTTTTTACCAGCACGTTTTTCACAACAAGCTTTCTCGTTTTTAAATAAAAACGTCGAAGTCAAACCGCAATCATTGATTGATAAAGCAAAAGGTTGGATGGCTGGCGATTATTTATCTCAAAGTGGTGATGCTGCAAGTTACTTATCTTCAGTGAAAGATTGGCGTGGCATGATGAGTTTTATTTCACCTTGGGCAAGCGATAGGGTTGTCGTGTTAGTTACCGCGAAAGGTAATGATTCGATAAAAACCATTATCAATGACTTAAATTTAGCCCAAATAAATGCGGCGATTAAAGGCGATATCACACTTATTAGTGGTAAAGACACCGTAAAAAGTTTCCATTTAGGTGAACACTTCTCGCAAGGTGACTTACCTTTCTTACAACAATTCCTTTGGTATAGCTCTAGACACGTCTATTTGCTGGGTCTTTTAGCGGTTGGTTTTTGTGCGTTGACGGGCTTCGTGACTTATTGCTGGTTACAACGTCGCTCAACTCGTCGTTTACATCAGATATCACAGCATCGTTCAGACAAATAA
- a CDS encoding cellulose biosynthesis protein BcsC, protein MKNHALNIIVQVIYAGCILGASSQVQATAVEANTTATDPTIVSSLIEQANYWHGRAHDERAVEALQKVLIMESNNQDALYLMAFFTAQQGNEKQATYWREKLAQIAPQDPRIEGLKNIRSSQFSEQQLGYARELAKKGQHEEAIKAYQRLFVSSEPPETLALEYYQTMAGVPAMLPQAITGLKQRATLMPDNKETQKALGLTLTYNEETRREGITILGNISSDESAKKGLRQALLWLNVRPDDEVLYKTYLQANPNDKAVAEHFQGAIQGNARQAGYTALNKGKLKEAEGYFKQALASDKNDAQALAGLGYIALRSGDLTTGQRLLNQAAQSGGEQGSKWKQQAEDAGFYAQLRNAQQRAKQGNIQQAIEQLSPLTSASGEKGLSANLLQADLLRKQGNLPAAHQLLSGLYQQNSRNEKVISAYYYLLVQEGQNTKAEQLLAQQSASLRQKLTANTDPSEKLRREAQKALESGNRVQARQLLLQAQRKNPQNNWVYLDLARLMAADGDSVGAKNIISQLQNRRTRDSDYVASLFYVEQKEWDKVFNLLSSHNQQTEAEKELLQRARFHRQLAQADHYRQAGNLVAMRNILRPLINQVADYPNDVGELAEKLVNSGLNDEALQLVESDIAKGTKGSVGNYAGHINVLNELGHYTQASSLINDPALQQETPIVEKKRLEVATKVAQADSLREKGEIKAAYDTLVVALKASPNDPDLLMALSRVYLAQSMPEQSNKILSYLEKEQGKDSKLIQAQIEVALAQKDGRKAQQLLQQIPSSSQPAYLLQAAQIAQLNGENRKALTLLRSAQWQNSDSSLKTSAGQLKALGDSDNATIAGSIYERKEMASVQRSIRELEEKVSPWVQGGVAIRHRNGDKGLSNVTEISAPMSISSVPGEEFRWEFSVNPVSMTSGSVSGERANRFGTGQLQHAERFAKNSDNHDEKNKINADEAGSQRASGVELGLRLSDKDVSFDVGSTPLGKDTATVVGGLTYSPKISQNGQLTLTAERRAIKDSLLSYMGRTDPMTGESWGRVTRNGAKVQYAWDDGKVGAYAGGGFYNYEGKSVASNDEVKAWIGSYAKFYKDDQQEVKAGVHVDYMNFRNNQNYFSLGHGGYFSPQDYVSVSLPVAYTRRFEKGEVSLNGAIGIQSYKQKGSDYFPTHGYMQNALNKKNASDPRIKSQYEEEDETNFTYRLGLDAKYYLNKETELGVSLSHDTSGDYAEDNMWLHLKYTPDFLSK, encoded by the coding sequence ATGAAAAATCACGCACTTAATATCATCGTTCAAGTCATCTATGCAGGTTGCATTCTAGGGGCTTCAAGCCAAGTACAAGCAACTGCAGTTGAGGCAAATACAACGGCAACTGATCCAACTATTGTTAGTTCTCTTATTGAACAAGCTAATTATTGGCATGGTAGAGCGCACGATGAACGTGCAGTAGAAGCACTGCAAAAAGTTTTGATTATGGAAAGCAATAATCAAGATGCGCTGTATTTAATGGCATTCTTTACTGCGCAACAAGGTAATGAAAAACAAGCAACTTATTGGCGAGAAAAGCTTGCGCAAATTGCACCGCAAGATCCACGAATTGAAGGATTAAAAAACATCCGTTCATCACAATTTAGTGAACAACAATTAGGATATGCCAGAGAGTTAGCGAAAAAAGGGCAACACGAAGAAGCGATAAAAGCGTACCAACGTTTATTTGTCAGCAGTGAGCCACCTGAAACACTGGCGTTAGAATATTATCAAACGATGGCAGGTGTACCGGCAATGTTGCCTCAAGCCATTACGGGATTAAAGCAACGTGCTACATTAATGCCTGATAATAAAGAAACGCAAAAAGCATTAGGATTAACACTGACTTATAACGAAGAAACTCGTCGTGAAGGGATAACTATTTTAGGGAATATTTCGAGTGATGAGTCGGCCAAAAAAGGTCTGCGTCAAGCACTGTTATGGTTGAATGTTCGTCCTGATGATGAAGTGTTATACAAAACCTATTTGCAAGCAAACCCGAACGATAAAGCGGTTGCAGAGCATTTTCAAGGCGCTATTCAAGGTAATGCACGCCAAGCAGGTTATACCGCATTAAACAAAGGTAAATTGAAAGAAGCCGAAGGTTATTTCAAGCAAGCTTTGGCGTCAGATAAGAATGATGCGCAAGCCTTAGCGGGTTTAGGTTATATCGCATTACGTTCAGGCGATTTAACCACAGGTCAACGTTTATTAAATCAAGCTGCGCAATCAGGTGGCGAACAAGGCAGTAAATGGAAGCAACAAGCGGAAGATGCGGGTTTTTATGCGCAATTACGCAACGCACAACAACGCGCTAAACAAGGCAATATTCAACAAGCTATTGAACAATTATCGCCATTAACCAGTGCTTCAGGTGAAAAAGGGTTATCTGCCAATTTATTACAAGCTGACTTATTGCGAAAGCAAGGTAATTTACCTGCTGCCCACCAATTGCTGTCAGGGCTTTATCAGCAAAATAGCCGTAATGAAAAAGTGATTTCTGCTTATTACTATTTATTAGTTCAGGAAGGACAGAATACGAAAGCAGAACAATTACTGGCTCAACAATCTGCTTCTTTGCGTCAAAAATTGACTGCGAATACCGACCCTTCTGAGAAATTACGCCGTGAAGCGCAAAAAGCATTAGAAAGTGGTAATCGTGTTCAAGCAAGACAATTACTTTTACAAGCACAGCGTAAAAACCCGCAAAATAACTGGGTTTACCTTGATTTAGCACGCCTAATGGCGGCTGATGGCGACAGTGTTGGTGCAAAAAATATTATTTCACAGTTACAAAACCGCAGAACAAGAGATTCTGATTATGTGGCATCTCTATTTTATGTTGAGCAAAAAGAGTGGGATAAAGTTTTTAACTTACTAAGTAGCCATAATCAACAAACTGAAGCTGAAAAAGAGTTATTACAACGAGCTCGTTTCCATCGCCAACTTGCGCAAGCTGACCATTATCGTCAGGCTGGAAACCTTGTGGCTATGCGTAATATTTTACGCCCATTAATTAATCAAGTTGCTGATTATCCAAATGATGTGGGTGAATTAGCAGAGAAATTGGTTAACAGTGGATTAAACGATGAAGCGTTACAATTAGTTGAAAGTGATATTGCAAAAGGCACTAAAGGCTCGGTTGGTAACTACGCAGGCCACATCAACGTTCTCAATGAGTTAGGGCATTATACACAGGCATCTAGCTTGATTAATGATCCCGCTTTACAACAAGAAACACCGATTGTTGAGAAAAAACGTTTAGAAGTTGCCACTAAAGTTGCGCAAGCAGATAGCTTACGTGAAAAAGGCGAAATTAAAGCGGCTTACGACACGTTAGTCGTTGCTTTAAAGGCATCACCTAATGATCCCGATTTATTAATGGCATTAAGTCGTGTTTATTTAGCGCAATCAATGCCTGAACAATCAAACAAAATTCTTTCTTACTTAGAAAAAGAGCAAGGAAAAGATAGCAAATTAATCCAAGCTCAAATTGAAGTGGCATTAGCACAGAAAGATGGAAGAAAAGCACAGCAGTTGTTGCAACAAATACCTTCATCTTCACAACCGGCTTATTTATTACAAGCCGCGCAAATTGCGCAATTAAATGGTGAAAATCGTAAAGCATTAACATTGCTACGTAGTGCGCAATGGCAAAACAGTGATAGCTCATTGAAAACTTCAGCAGGCCAATTAAAAGCATTAGGTGACAGTGATAATGCCACGATTGCGGGGTCTATTTATGAACGTAAAGAGATGGCATCGGTTCAACGCTCTATTCGTGAGCTAGAAGAGAAAGTCTCACCTTGGGTACAAGGTGGTGTAGCTATACGTCATCGTAATGGTGATAAAGGATTATCTAACGTCACCGAAATTTCTGCACCAATGAGTATTTCAAGTGTACCTGGTGAAGAGTTCCGTTGGGAGTTTAGTGTTAACCCAGTTTCGATGACCAGTGGTTCGGTTTCAGGAGAAAGAGCTAACCGCTTTGGTACAGGACAGCTTCAACATGCTGAACGCTTTGCTAAGAATAGCGATAACCATGACGAGAAAAACAAAATTAATGCCGATGAAGCAGGTAGCCAACGTGCTTCTGGTGTTGAATTAGGGCTACGTTTATCAGACAAGGATGTCAGCTTTGATGTGGGCTCAACGCCATTAGGTAAAGATACGGCAACGGTTGTCGGTGGCCTCACATATTCACCTAAAATTAGCCAAAATGGGCAATTAACACTGACCGCAGAGCGCAGAGCCATAAAAGATAGTCTACTTTCTTATATGGGGCGTACTGATCCAATGACTGGCGAAAGTTGGGGCCGTGTAACTCGTAACGGCGCTAAAGTTCAATATGCTTGGGATGATGGAAAAGTTGGGGCTTATGCTGGTGGTGGTTTCTATAACTACGAAGGTAAAAGTGTTGCGAGTAATGATGAAGTGAAAGCGTGGATTGGTTCTTATGCTAAGTTCTATAAAGATGATCAACAAGAAGTCAAAGCAGGTGTGCATGTTGATTATATGAACTTTAGAAATAACCAAAACTACTTCTCTCTAGGACACGGCGGTTATTTTAGTCCACAAGACTATGTATCGGTTTCATTGCCTGTTGCTTATACCCGTCGTTTTGAAAAAGGTGAAGTCTCATTAAATGGTGCAATAGGGATACAAAGTTACAAACAGAAAGGTAGCGATTATTTCCCAACGCATGGTTATATGCAAAACGCATTAAATAAAAAGAATGCGAGCGATCCTCGTATTAAATCTCAGTACGAAGAAGAAGACGAAACGAATTTTACTTACAGATTAGGTTTAGACGCGAAATATTATTTAAACAAAGAAACCGAGTTAGGTGTCAGCTTATCGCATGATACATCGGGTGATTATGCTGAAGATAATATGTGGTTACACTTAAAATATACCCCAGACTTCCTGTCTAAATAA
- the bcsD gene encoding cellulose biosynthesis protein BcsD encodes MNKHDSDILQLPFESGWQDLTQLLFFQILNDNDISTAGNKLRNIGKDIALRYPLPESENIQLLESHINRVLTLFKWGFVTISPAMSELLLVHCAWPHFTQSQDDEQWRVASASVLEGLYEGWLTDQGGNAKMQVHRQSTDAKDVFIFRYAHNSSAE; translated from the coding sequence ATGAATAAGCATGACAGTGATATCTTACAATTACCTTTTGAAAGTGGCTGGCAAGATCTAACTCAATTATTATTTTTTCAAATCTTAAATGACAATGATATTTCTACTGCTGGAAATAAATTAAGGAACATAGGTAAAGATATTGCCTTACGTTATCCTTTACCTGAAAGCGAAAATATTCAATTACTTGAATCACATATTAATCGCGTATTAACGCTATTTAAATGGGGTTTTGTCACGATATCTCCTGCAATGAGCGAACTTTTACTGGTTCATTGTGCATGGCCTCATTTTACGCAAAGCCAAGATGATGAACAGTGGCGTGTTGCAAGTGCCAGTGTTTTAGAAGGGTTATATGAAGGCTGGTTAACGGATCAAGGTGGTAATGCCAAAATGCAAGTGCATCGTCAATCTACGGATGCAAAAGATGTCTTTATTTTCCGCTATGCGCATAACTCATCAGCTGAATAA